A section of the Bifidobacterium sp. ESL0728 genome encodes:
- the araA gene encoding L-arabinose isomerase, with product MTFENPFEGKTVWFGVGSQDLYGEEALRQVAEQSTKIVDALNATGKIPVKLVLKPTLKSSDGVKQFMTEASADPGCIGVIAWMHTFSPAKMWIRGLEVLTKPLLQLNTQFHKEIPWDTIDMDFMNLNQSAHGDREFGYIVTRLGIPRKIVVGHYTDPEVAEKIATWVRACAGWNESRNMRVMRWGDNMRNVAVTEGDKTEAERVFGTQVNTWAVNELVGYYEKVKDDQVKGIIEDYKAKYDVAPELLNSRYEELFIAAKEEAAMVNMMKDNGATAAVDNFEDLGTLPQLPGVGAQRLPSEYGYGFSAEGDWKTSVLVRIASVMGYGLEGGSSLMEDYSYNFVPGHEMDMGSHMLEVSPSVGTIAKPKLEIHPLSIGGKSDPVRLVFTVAPHKAATVISMADMRERFRLLMDVVDVVEPEGSLKALPCARALWKPRPSLKIAAECWLRAGGSHHTCMTTSFGREGWEDFARIAGVELATIDENTTPREFERDLEISEMYHRLDNRC from the coding sequence ATTCGAAAATCCATTTGAAGGCAAGACCGTATGGTTCGGCGTCGGCTCGCAGGACCTCTACGGCGAGGAGGCGCTGCGTCAGGTTGCCGAGCAGTCCACTAAGATCGTCGACGCGTTGAACGCAACCGGCAAGATTCCGGTGAAGCTCGTGCTGAAGCCGACGCTGAAGTCCTCCGACGGCGTGAAGCAATTCATGACCGAGGCCAGCGCCGACCCCGGCTGCATCGGCGTTATTGCATGGATGCATACGTTCTCGCCGGCCAAGATGTGGATCCGCGGCCTTGAGGTGCTCACCAAGCCGCTGCTGCAGCTCAACACCCAGTTCCATAAGGAAATTCCTTGGGACACCATCGACATGGACTTCATGAACCTGAACCAGTCCGCCCACGGCGACCGCGAGTTCGGTTACATCGTCACCCGTCTCGGCATCCCGCGCAAAATCGTCGTCGGCCATTACACCGATCCCGAAGTCGCCGAGAAGATTGCCACCTGGGTTCGCGCCTGCGCAGGCTGGAACGAGTCGCGCAACATGCGCGTGATGCGCTGGGGCGACAACATGCGCAACGTCGCCGTCACCGAAGGCGACAAGACCGAGGCCGAGCGCGTCTTCGGCACGCAGGTCAACACCTGGGCCGTCAACGAGCTGGTCGGCTATTACGAGAAGGTCAAGGACGATCAGGTCAAGGGCATCATCGAGGACTACAAGGCCAAGTATGACGTGGCCCCCGAGCTGTTGAATTCCCGCTACGAAGAGCTGTTCATCGCCGCCAAGGAAGAGGCCGCGATGGTCAACATGATGAAGGACAACGGCGCCACTGCCGCGGTCGACAACTTCGAGGACCTCGGCACTCTGCCGCAGCTGCCGGGCGTCGGCGCCCAGAGGCTCCCCAGCGAATACGGCTACGGCTTCTCCGCCGAAGGCGACTGGAAGACCTCGGTACTCGTGCGCATCGCCAGTGTGATGGGCTACGGCCTTGAGGGTGGCTCAAGCCTCATGGAGGACTACTCCTACAACTTCGTGCCGGGCCACGAGATGGACATGGGCTCGCACATGCTCGAGGTCTCGCCGTCCGTGGGCACCATCGCCAAGCCGAAGCTCGAGATCCATCCGCTGAGCATCGGAGGCAAGTCCGACCCGGTGCGTCTGGTCTTCACCGTCGCCCCGCACAAGGCTGCAACGGTCATCTCCATGGCCGATATGCGCGAACGCTTCCGCCTGCTGATGGACGTGGTCGACGTGGTCGAGCCGGAAGGCTCCTTGAAGGCGCTGCCGTGCGCCCGCGCCCTGTGGAAGCCGCGCCCGAGCCTCAAGATCGCGGCCGAGTGCTGGCTGCGTGCCGGCGGCTCGCACCATACCTGCATGACCACTTCCTTCGGCCGCGAGGGCTGGGAGGACTTCGCCCGCATCGCCGGCGTCGAGCTGGCCACCATCGACGAGAACACGACGCCACGCGAATTCGAGCGTGACCTCGAGATCTCCGAAATGTATCATCGTCTCGACAACCGCTGCTGA